A genomic window from Phocoena sinus isolate mPhoSin1 chromosome 20, mPhoSin1.pri, whole genome shotgun sequence includes:
- the TIAF1 gene encoding LOW QUALITY PROTEIN: TGFB1-induced anti-apoptotic factor 1 (The sequence of the model RefSeq protein was modified relative to this genomic sequence to represent the inferred CDS: deleted 4 bases in 2 codons) has translation MAGGLALHTAGKLTSISAPSPPPAQGRWTDCLLGHSRVAGSMGRSFGWEQQFLPHDLGEGFLFSVPAVLLLFNLNTQPLHHSCIPERGRGLWWQLARLPAPGMTRGTSASSLLLREQSFLCAAGETREQSWAQVLKSPCREGLSGASGFAEQAYADGGASVPARTSSPYPSLSHQCVKCNDPLKSKPIPPNQFRAYPSTASLPLCPSCLDHKLSLRGKALG, from the exons ATGGCAGGTGGCTTGGCACTGCATACAGCCGGCAAGTTGACCTCCatctcagccccctcccccccgcccgcTCAGGGACGGTGGACAGATTGCCTACTAGGACATTCTCGGGTTGCTGGGTCCATGGGGAGGAGTTTCGGGTGGGAACAGCAATTCCTTCCCCATGACTTGGGGGAGGGCTTTCTCTTCTCAGTGCCTGCTgtcttattactttttaatttaaatacccAACCTCTCCATCACAGCTGCATCCctgagagggggagggggctgtggtGGCAGCTGGCCCGCCTCCCCGCACCGGGAATGACTAGGGGAACCTCAGCTTCATCTTTACTCTTAAGAGAGCAGTCCTTTCTCTGTGCAGCTGGAGAGACCCGTGAGCAGAGCTGGGCCCAGGTTCTTAAGAGTCCGTGTCGGGAGGGGCTCTCAGGTGCTTCTGGGTTC GCTGAGCAGGCCTACGCAGACGGGGGTGCATCTGTACCAGCCAGAACTTCCAGCCCCTACCCTTCTTTGTCTCATCAGTGTGTTAAGTGCAATGACCCCTTGAAGAGTAAACCCATTCCACCTAAT CAATTCAGGGCTTATCCAAGcactgcctccctccccctctgtccAAGTTGCCTGGATCACAAGCTCAGCTTGAGAGGGAAGGCCTTGGGTTGA
- the PIPOX gene encoding peroxisomal sarcosine oxidase, giving the protein MAAQKDLYDAIVIGAGIQGCFTAYHLAKHRKRVLLLEQFFLPHSRGSSHGQSRIIRRAYPEDFYTQMMAECYQIWAQLEHEAGTRLYRQTGLLLLGMKENAELKIIQATLSRQGVEHQCLPSEELKLRFPNIRLARGEVGLLEKSGGVLYADKALRALQDAIQQLGGIVHDGEKVMEIKPGLLVVVKTSCRSYQAKSLIITAGPWTNQLLRPLGIELPLQTLRINVCYWREKVPGSYGVSQAFPCFLGFGLAPYHIYGLPSGEYPGLMKVCYHHGNNADPEERDCPAAFSDIQDVHILSCFVRDHLPNLEPEPAVMEHCMYTNTPDEHFILDRHPKYDNIVIGAGFSGHGFKLSPVVGKILYELSMKLMPSYDLTPFRISRFPRLGKAHI; this is encoded by the exons ATGGCTGCTCAGAAAGATCTCTATGACGCCATTGTGATCGGGGCAGGCATCCAGGGCTGCTTCACTGCGTACCACCTGGCCAAACACAGGAAGAGGGTCCTCCTGCTGGAGCAG TTCTTCCTCCCGCACTCCCGAGGAAGTTCCCATGGGCAAAGCCGGATAATCCGAAGGGCGTACCCTGAAGACTTCTACACCCAGATGATGGCTGAGTGCTACCAGATATGGGCCCAGCTGGAGCATGAGGCGGGAACCCGATTATACAG gcagACTGGACTACTGCTGCTGGGAATGAAGGAGAATGCAGAATTAAAGATAATCCAGGCTACTCTGTCTAGGCAGGGAGTGGAACACCAGTGTCTTCCATCTGAGGAACTGAAGCTACGTTTCCCCAATATTCGGTTGGCCAGGGGAGAAGTGGGGCTCTTGGAAAAGTCTGGAGGAGTTCTCTATGCTGACAAGGCGCTCAGAGCCCTTCAG GATGCAATTCAACAGCTAGGAGGCATAGTGCATGATGGAGAGAAGGTGATGGAGATAAAACCAGGGCTACTGGTCGTGGTGAAAACCAGCTGCAGGAGCTACCAAGCCAAGAGTTTGATCATCACAGCAGGTCCTTGGACCAACCAGCTCCTCCGTCCCCTGGGCATTGAGCTGCCTCTCCAG ACCCTGCGGATCAACGTGTGTTACTGGCGAGAGAAGGTTCCTGGAAGCTATGGTGTGTCCCAGGCCTTTCCATGCTTCCTGGGCTTCGGCCTGGCTCCTTACCACATCTATGGATTGCCCTCCGGAGAGTACCCAGGGCTGATGAAG GTCTGCTATCACCACGGCAACAATGCAGATCCTGAGGAGCGGGACTGCCCTGCAGCTTTCTCAGACATCCAAGACGTCCACATCCTGAGCTGCTTTGTCAGAGATCACTTACCTAACTTAGAGCCTGAGCCTGCTGTTATGGAGCACTGCATGTACACG AACACCCCCGATGAGCACTTCATTCTTGATCGACACCCAAAGTACGACAACATTGTCATTGGTGCTGGATTCTCTG GGCATGGGTTTAAGCTGTCCCCTGTTGTGGGGAAGATCCTGTATGAATTAAGCATGAAATTAATGCCATCCTATGACTTGACACCTTTTCGAATCAGCCGCTTTCCCCGCCTGGGCAAAGCCCACATCTGA